From the Sphingomonas aliaeris genome, one window contains:
- a CDS encoding RNA degradosome polyphosphate kinase — protein MTRPAHIARIAEDDDEQFATNANGAGGGERYFNRELSWLAFNRRVLEEACNPAHPLLERVRFLSISGSNLDEFFMVRVAGLKGQLVQSVDRRSADGLTSGQQLTAIVAEADELIESQRNVWRELRLQLSDAGIDVLGSRTIDEILTIDEVAWLEKQFREQIFPILTPQALDPAHPFPFMSNKGLAVMFDLVRVSDNQPIRELIMLPSQMPRFLRVPGERARYVAVESLVKRFAALIFPGYTVTGGAEFRVLRDSDLEIDDEAEDLVRYFANAIKRRRRGRVIRLELESGMPHALGEALREELGAGHAFVTESGAFLGVGDLESIVDEDRPDLKFPPYSPRFPERIREFGGDCFAAIQAKDIVVHHPYETFEVVLAFLKQAAADPDVVAIKQTLYRAGKQPAVINALIAAAEAGKSVTAVVELKARFDEEQNIVWASALERAGVQVVYGFMEWKTHAKISMVVRREGAVYRTYCHFGTGNYHPITAKIYTDLSFFTADPRIGADAAQMFNYITGYVEPEGMSLVSLSPRDLRPKLVDLIDAEIENIRSGKPGAIWAKMNSLVDPAVIEKLYEASNAGVEIDLIIRGICCLRPGVDGMSANIRVKSVIGRFLEHSRIWAFGNGKMLPNDDAKLFISSADWMPRNFDRRVEYMLPILNPTVHDQILDQVMVANLIDNEQSWDLKADGSYVREEPGDRPFNLHRYFMTNPSLSGRGAALKGKSVPKLSLRRGH, from the coding sequence ATGACCCGCCCAGCCCATATCGCGCGTATCGCCGAGGATGACGACGAACAATTCGCTACCAACGCCAATGGCGCGGGCGGTGGCGAACGCTACTTCAACCGCGAATTGTCCTGGCTCGCGTTCAATCGCCGCGTTCTGGAGGAGGCGTGCAACCCAGCGCATCCATTGCTGGAACGCGTGCGCTTCCTGTCCATTTCCGGCTCCAACCTCGATGAATTCTTTATGGTCCGCGTCGCGGGATTGAAGGGGCAACTCGTTCAGTCGGTCGATCGGCGGTCCGCGGACGGGCTGACGTCCGGGCAACAACTGACCGCGATCGTCGCGGAGGCGGACGAGCTCATCGAAAGCCAGCGCAACGTCTGGCGCGAGCTTCGCCTGCAATTGAGCGATGCCGGCATCGACGTGCTGGGATCGCGCACGATCGACGAGATCCTCACGATCGACGAAGTCGCGTGGCTGGAAAAACAGTTCCGCGAACAGATATTCCCGATCCTGACGCCGCAAGCGCTGGACCCGGCGCATCCCTTCCCGTTCATGTCGAACAAGGGATTGGCGGTGATGTTCGACCTGGTCCGCGTGTCGGACAATCAACCGATCCGCGAACTGATCATGCTGCCCAGCCAGATGCCGCGCTTCCTGCGCGTGCCGGGCGAACGCGCACGATACGTGGCGGTGGAATCGCTGGTGAAGCGGTTCGCCGCCCTGATTTTCCCGGGCTACACGGTGACGGGCGGGGCGGAATTCCGGGTGCTTCGCGACAGCGATCTCGAAATCGACGACGAAGCTGAGGATCTGGTGCGCTACTTCGCCAATGCGATCAAACGGCGGCGGCGCGGGCGGGTTATACGTCTGGAGCTGGAAAGCGGCATGCCGCACGCGCTGGGTGAGGCGCTGCGCGAGGAACTTGGCGCGGGCCATGCCTTCGTTACCGAAAGTGGCGCGTTCCTCGGCGTAGGCGATCTGGAATCGATCGTCGATGAAGATCGCCCGGATCTCAAATTCCCGCCATATTCGCCACGGTTTCCGGAACGCATCCGCGAATTCGGTGGCGATTGCTTCGCCGCGATCCAGGCGAAGGACATCGTCGTCCATCACCCGTACGAAACGTTCGAAGTGGTACTCGCCTTTCTGAAACAGGCGGCCGCCGACCCTGACGTGGTCGCGATCAAGCAGACCCTGTACCGCGCCGGCAAGCAGCCGGCGGTGATCAACGCGCTGATCGCGGCGGCCGAGGCCGGCAAGTCCGTGACCGCCGTAGTAGAGTTGAAGGCGCGGTTCGACGAGGAGCAGAATATCGTCTGGGCCTCCGCGCTGGAGCGCGCCGGGGTGCAGGTCGTCTACGGCTTCATGGAATGGAAGACGCACGCCAAGATTTCGATGGTCGTGCGACGCGAAGGCGCTGTCTATCGCACCTACTGCCATTTCGGGACCGGTAACTATCATCCTATCACGGCAAAAATCTACACCGATCTCAGCTTCTTCACCGCCGACCCTCGCATCGGGGCCGATGCCGCGCAGATGTTCAATTACATCACCGGCTATGTCGAGCCGGAGGGGATGAGCCTCGTCAGCCTGTCGCCGCGCGATCTCCGGCCCAAGCTGGTGGATTTGATCGATGCCGAGATCGAGAATATTAGATCGGGAAAGCCCGGCGCGATCTGGGCGAAGATGAACTCGCTGGTCGATCCGGCAGTGATCGAGAAATTGTACGAAGCGAGCAATGCCGGTGTCGAGATCGACCTGATTATTCGCGGCATCTGCTGCCTGCGCCCCGGCGTGGACGGCATGTCTGCGAACATTCGCGTCAAGTCGGTGATCGGGCGCTTTCTGGAACACAGCCGGATCTGGGCGTTCGGAAACGGCAAGATGCTGCCCAATGACGACGCGAAACTGTTCATCTCGTCCGCCGACTGGATGCCGCGCAATTTCGATCGGCGCGTCGAATATATGCTGCCGATACTGAACCCGACGGTGCACGACCAGATCCTGGATCAGGTGATGGTCGCCAACCTGATCGACAACGAACAAAGCTGGGATCTGAAGGCGGATGGGAGCTATGTTCGCGAAGAACCGGGTGACCGTCCGTTCAATTTGCACCGATACTTTATGACCAATCCGTCGCTTTCCGGTCGCGGCGCTGCGCTCAAGGGCAAATCCGTTCCGAAGCTGTCGCTGCGACGCGGGCATTGA
- a CDS encoding HdaA/DnaA family protein — MTGSQIALPFEWPADPRDDEFLVSDSNARAVKVLEHWASWPVMTVVLVGPRKSGRSLLARIFAAKSNGTIIDDAERQPETTLFHAWNKAQEERHPLVIVADAAPPEWAIKLPDLRSRLAASPVARIGAPDDALMAALFERQFLRRGLDARPDLIQWLLTRVERSHISLLRAVDVLDQAVLERRKRLSIPLARATLTEASLMIDPAPTLPFEVQ; from the coding sequence ATGACTGGCAGTCAGATCGCCCTGCCGTTCGAATGGCCCGCCGATCCGCGCGACGACGAATTCCTGGTGAGCGATTCGAACGCCCGCGCGGTAAAGGTGCTGGAACACTGGGCGTCGTGGCCCGTCATGACGGTGGTTCTGGTCGGACCGCGCAAGTCCGGGCGCAGCCTGCTCGCCCGCATCTTCGCGGCGAAGAGCAACGGCACGATCATCGACGATGCCGAACGCCAGCCGGAAACCACGCTGTTCCACGCCTGGAACAAGGCTCAGGAGGAACGTCACCCGCTCGTCATCGTTGCGGACGCGGCACCCCCGGAATGGGCGATCAAGCTGCCGGATCTCCGGTCGCGGCTCGCGGCCAGCCCGGTCGCGCGGATCGGCGCGCCGGACGATGCACTGATGGCCGCCTTGTTCGAAAGACAATTTCTCCGGCGCGGGCTGGATGCACGCCCCGACCTGATCCAATGGCTTTTGACGCGCGTGGAAAGGAGTCACATTTCGCTGCTACGCGCCGTCGACGTGCTCGATCAGGCGGTGCTGGAACGGCGGAAGCGCTTGTCGATTCCGCTGGCCCGCGCCACACTGACGGAGGCGAGTTTGATGATCGATCCTGCACCGACTTTGCCATTCGAGGTTCAATGA
- a CDS encoding heavy-metal-associated domain-containing protein, which translates to MSVSHTSRGLALAVILALAATGGVVLAQGDDAASGTAPMAAADASGSYEVGGIEVDVTGKTAEAARMAGWRLAQRKGWTMLSQRLGGSGAGLSDGALDGMVSGIVVENEQIGPNRYVAKLGVLFSRARAGSILGVAGLGQRSSPMLVVPLQYSGGVGQVFERRSDWLDAWTRFRSGNSSVDYVRPAGTGPDSLLVNLGQIGRPGRLWWRTILDQYGAIDILVPTVRLYRQWPGGPVIGVFEARHGPDNRMIARFTLRVSNNDGLPALLDAGVKRLDEAYQGALKDGRLMTDAGLSYTPPDAELPADDSALDEAAAAAAAAAATTDPGSTAVTTSVISVQFDTPGASAVSSAEAALRGIPGVRTALTSSLALGGVSVMRVGFDGDPAGLVAALEARGWQVQGSGTTLRIRRPLLPPPSVGTSDNSTG; encoded by the coding sequence ATGTCGGTTTCCCATACATCGCGCGGTTTGGCGCTCGCCGTGATCCTCGCGTTGGCCGCGACGGGTGGCGTCGTGCTGGCGCAAGGGGACGACGCGGCGAGCGGCACGGCCCCGATGGCAGCGGCGGATGCGTCGGGCAGCTACGAAGTCGGCGGGATAGAGGTCGACGTCACCGGCAAGACGGCCGAGGCGGCGCGAATGGCCGGCTGGCGTCTGGCGCAACGCAAGGGTTGGACGATGTTGTCTCAACGGCTTGGCGGCAGCGGCGCGGGGCTTTCGGACGGTGCGCTCGACGGAATGGTGTCCGGCATCGTGGTGGAAAACGAACAGATCGGGCCCAACCGGTATGTCGCGAAACTGGGCGTCCTTTTCAGCCGTGCGCGTGCCGGCTCCATTCTGGGCGTCGCCGGTCTCGGGCAGCGTTCTTCGCCGATGCTGGTCGTCCCGCTGCAATATTCGGGCGGCGTGGGGCAGGTGTTCGAACGCCGCAGCGACTGGCTGGACGCGTGGACCCGGTTCCGCAGCGGCAATAGCAGCGTCGATTATGTCCGTCCGGCGGGCACCGGTCCCGATTCGCTGCTGGTCAATCTCGGCCAGATCGGGCGTCCCGGGCGCCTGTGGTGGCGAACGATCCTCGATCAATATGGCGCGATCGACATCCTCGTACCGACCGTCCGGCTGTATCGCCAATGGCCCGGTGGCCCCGTGATCGGCGTGTTCGAGGCGCGGCACGGACCCGACAATCGGATGATCGCGAGGTTCACCTTGCGAGTCAGCAATAACGATGGCCTGCCGGCATTGCTGGACGCCGGCGTGAAGCGGCTGGACGAGGCGTATCAGGGCGCCCTGAAAGATGGTCGCCTGATGACCGACGCCGGCCTGTCCTACACTCCGCCGGATGCGGAACTGCCGGCCGACGATAGCGCGCTGGACGAGGCCGCGGCGGCGGCGGCCGCAGCAGCCGCCACAACCGATCCGGGAAGCACCGCGGTGACGACCAGCGTCATCAGCGTGCAGTTCGACACGCCGGGCGCAAGCGCGGTGTCCAGTGCCGAGGCGGCCTTGCGCGGCATTCCAGGCGTCCGCACCGCGCTGACCAGCAGCCTGGCGCTTGGCGGCGTGTCCGTCATGCGCGTCGGCTTCGATGGCGATCCGGCGGGGTTGGTCGCGGCACTGGAAGCGCGCGGCTGGCAGGTGCAGGGCAGTGGAACCACCCTGCGCATCCGCCGCCCGCTGCTGCCGCCGCCAAGCGTCGGCACGTCGGACAACAGCACGGGATGA
- the purM gene encoding phosphoribosylformylglycinamidine cyclo-ligase: MAEDPRRNSPYTYADAGVSIAAGNALVRAIGPLAKATRRSGADADLGGFGGFFDLKAAGFTDPLLVAANDGVGTKLKLAIDHDAHDGVGVDLVAMCVNDLIVQGAEPLFFLDYYATAKLEPAVAERVIASIAEGCLQAGCALIGGETAEMPGMYAPGDYDLAGFCVGAVERTEVLTGRDIAPGDVVLGLASSGVHSNGFSLVRRLAADRGWKLDRPALFDQETLLIDALMAPTRIYVKSLLPVLKQGRIKGLAHITGGGLLENVPRVLPEGAHAMIDADAWPQPRLMAFLQAQGAIEPEEMARTFNCGIGMVAIVSADEADAVTTALEDAGETVFRIGQIDAGAVGCTVTGSLETWGARADWTATHNA; this comes from the coding sequence ATGGCCGAAGATCCACGACGCAACTCTCCCTATACCTACGCCGATGCGGGCGTCTCGATCGCCGCGGGCAACGCGCTGGTCCGCGCGATCGGGCCGCTTGCCAAGGCGACGCGGCGCTCCGGGGCGGATGCCGATCTGGGCGGGTTCGGCGGTTTCTTCGATCTCAAGGCGGCGGGCTTCACCGATCCGCTGCTGGTCGCAGCAAACGACGGGGTCGGCACAAAACTGAAGCTGGCGATCGATCATGATGCGCATGACGGCGTCGGCGTCGATCTGGTCGCGATGTGCGTAAACGATCTGATCGTTCAGGGTGCCGAGCCGCTGTTCTTCCTCGATTATTACGCGACGGCGAAGCTGGAGCCGGCAGTCGCCGAAAGGGTCATCGCGTCGATTGCAGAGGGGTGTTTGCAGGCGGGATGCGCATTGATCGGCGGCGAGACGGCGGAAATGCCGGGCATGTACGCCCCGGGCGACTATGATCTCGCGGGCTTCTGCGTCGGCGCGGTGGAGCGAACTGAGGTGCTGACGGGGCGCGATATCGCTCCGGGCGACGTGGTGCTCGGGCTGGCGTCTTCGGGCGTGCATTCCAATGGCTTCTCGCTGGTCCGGCGCCTTGCCGCCGACCGAGGCTGGAAACTGGATCGTCCGGCCCTTTTCGACCAGGAAACCTTGCTGATCGACGCGCTGATGGCGCCGACCCGCATCTATGTGAAGAGCCTGTTGCCGGTGTTGAAGCAGGGGCGGATCAAGGGGCTGGCGCACATTACTGGCGGCGGTCTGCTGGAAAACGTCCCGCGCGTCCTGCCTGAGGGGGCGCATGCGATGATCGACGCGGACGCCTGGCCGCAGCCGCGCCTGATGGCGTTCCTGCAAGCGCAAGGCGCGATCGAGCCGGAAGAGATGGCGCGGACGTTCAACTGCGGCATCGGAATGGTCGCGATCGTATCGGCGGACGAGGCCGATGCGGTGACGACGGCGCTCGAAGATGCTGGCGAGACGGTGTTCCGGATTGGGCAGATCGATGCGGGCGCGGTTGGCTGTACCGTCACCGGGAGCCTCGAAACCTGGGGTGCCCGCGCTGATTGGACTGCGACGCATAATGCTTGA
- the purN gene encoding phosphoribosylglycinamide formyltransferase encodes MMSLVEASRAESSSYEIALVASDKPAAAGLAWAAANGVATFSHSPKGMPKSEYEARIDAALRDAGVEIIALAGYMRLLSDDFVARWRGRIVNIHPSLLPKYKGLDTHARAMAAGDAVAGCSVHIVTEELDGGEILGHAEVPILPGDTVDTLADRVLAEEHRLYPRVLAQFALS; translated from the coding sequence ATGATGTCGCTGGTCGAGGCGTCTCGTGCGGAGAGTTCCTCATACGAAATAGCCTTGGTCGCATCGGACAAGCCGGCCGCGGCGGGGCTGGCCTGGGCCGCCGCGAACGGCGTCGCGACCTTCTCGCACTCGCCGAAGGGCATGCCGAAGAGCGAGTATGAGGCGCGGATCGATGCGGCCCTGCGTGACGCCGGGGTCGAAATTATCGCACTTGCGGGGTATATGCGGCTGTTGTCGGACGATTTCGTCGCGCGATGGCGCGGGCGGATCGTCAACATCCATCCGTCGTTGCTGCCCAAGTATAAGGGCCTCGACACGCACGCGCGCGCGATGGCTGCGGGCGATGCCGTGGCAGGATGCTCGGTCCATATCGTGACCGAGGAATTGGACGGGGGCGAGATCCTCGGTCACGCGGAGGTTCCGATACTGCCTGGCGATACGGTGGACACGCTGGCCGATCGCGTGCTTGCGGAGGAGCATCGCCTTTATCCGCGGGTTCTGGCACAGTTCGCGCTATCATGA
- a CDS encoding MmcQ/YjbR family DNA-binding protein codes for MSPDPEIPLAKVRDAALALPSTTEKPSHGSPGFFVEGGAAFAYFWHDHHGDGETVAIVKTTGLDEQQMLIEGDPAFYYAPPYLGPSGWVAMRLDGEDMDWDRVADRIAISGELAAPRRLLEAGGR; via the coding sequence ATGAGCCCAGATCCCGAAATTCCGCTGGCGAAGGTGCGCGATGCCGCTCTCGCCCTCCCCTCGACCACTGAAAAGCCGTCGCACGGTTCGCCCGGCTTCTTCGTCGAGGGCGGCGCGGCGTTCGCCTATTTCTGGCACGATCATCACGGCGACGGGGAGACGGTAGCGATCGTCAAGACGACCGGGCTGGACGAACAGCAGATGCTGATCGAGGGCGATCCCGCCTTCTATTACGCCCCACCCTATCTCGGTCCGTCCGGCTGGGTCGCGATGCGTCTGGACGGCGAGGATATGGACTGGGACCGCGTCGCGGACCGGATTGCGATCAGTGGGGAACTCGCCGCGCCGCGTCGATTGCTCGAGGCTGGCGGCCGGTGA
- a CDS encoding GNAT family N-acetyltransferase — translation MSADLKWRVRRAGADDAALLSLVANAAFLDTYASALDGGDLLAHCLKNNSVATFDRWLVDDTSVVTLALVDPGGAPLGYSVLTAPDFPIDIQPGDVELRRIYTLRQTHGSGIGPALLEQARIDATRLGAVRMLLGVWEHNHRARAFYERQGFSIIGTREFVVGNEMHTDPVYGLEL, via the coding sequence TTGTCGGCTGATCTGAAATGGCGCGTGCGACGGGCGGGGGCGGATGACGCTGCCCTCCTGTCGCTCGTCGCCAATGCCGCGTTCCTCGATACCTATGCGTCGGCGCTGGATGGCGGCGACCTTCTGGCGCATTGCCTGAAGAACAATTCGGTCGCGACCTTCGACCGCTGGCTGGTTGACGACACTTCCGTGGTGACGCTCGCTCTGGTCGATCCGGGTGGCGCGCCGCTCGGCTATTCCGTGCTGACGGCCCCCGATTTTCCCATCGACATACAGCCGGGCGACGTCGAGTTGCGCCGGATCTACACGCTGCGCCAGACGCATGGCAGCGGCATCGGGCCCGCCTTGCTGGAGCAGGCGCGGATCGACGCGACCCGGTTGGGCGCCGTACGCATGTTGCTCGGGGTCTGGGAACACAACCACCGCGCCCGCGCCTTTTACGAGCGGCAGGGTTTCAGCATCATCGGAACACGCGAGTTCGTCGTGGGCAACGAGATGCACACCGATCCGGTTTACGGGCTGGAGCTTTGA
- the ndk gene encoding nucleoside-diphosphate kinase, whose translation MAANRTFSIIKPDATRRNITGAVTKMLEEAGLRVIASKRIHMTREQAEGFYAVHKERPFFGELVEFMISGPVVVQVLEGENAMQRNRDIMGATNPANAEPGTIRKELAESIEANTVHGSDSDENAEIEIAYFFKPEEIVG comes from the coding sequence ATGGCCGCGAACCGCACGTTTTCGATTATCAAGCCGGACGCCACGCGTCGCAACATCACCGGCGCCGTCACCAAGATGCTGGAAGAGGCCGGTCTGCGCGTCATCGCCAGCAAGCGCATCCACATGACCCGCGAACAGGCCGAAGGCTTTTACGCGGTGCACAAGGAGCGTCCGTTCTTCGGTGAGCTGGTAGAGTTCATGATCTCCGGTCCGGTCGTCGTCCAGGTTCTGGAAGGCGAGAATGCGATGCAGCGCAACCGCGACATCATGGGTGCGACCAACCCCGCCAATGCGGAGCCGGGCACGATCCGCAAGGAACTGGCCGAATCGATCGAAGCGAACACGGTCCACGGTTCGGACTCGGATGAGAATGCCGAGATCGAGATCGCCTACTTCTTCAAGCCGGAAGAAATTGTCGGCTGA
- a CDS encoding DNA polymerase III subunit chi: protein MQVDFYHLTATPIDRALPQIAEKVLANGGRLLIVAESATQRQAIDRLLWSYSPESFLPHAEAGAETDANQPILLSGTTIATNEARNVALVDGVWRDEALAFDRAFHFFDADRISEARAAWKALADRNGVTRNYWKQNEAGRWEKAA, encoded by the coding sequence ATGCAGGTCGATTTCTACCACCTCACCGCGACGCCGATCGACCGCGCCTTGCCACAGATTGCCGAGAAGGTTCTGGCAAACGGAGGACGCCTGCTGATCGTCGCGGAGAGCGCGACGCAGCGGCAGGCGATCGACCGACTGTTATGGAGCTACAGCCCCGAAAGCTTCCTGCCGCACGCCGAAGCCGGCGCGGAAACGGACGCGAATCAGCCCATCCTGTTGAGCGGGACGACGATCGCGACGAACGAGGCGCGCAACGTTGCGCTGGTGGACGGCGTCTGGCGCGATGAGGCTTTGGCGTTCGACCGCGCGTTTCATTTCTTCGACGCGGACCGGATTTCGGAGGCGCGCGCCGCGTGGAAGGCGCTGGCCGATCGCAACGGCGTGACACGCAACTATTGGAAACAGAATGAAGCAGGCCGCTGGGAGAAGGCGGCCTGA
- a CDS encoding leucyl aminopeptidase, translating into MHIVLSNAPTDSGTALALPIEKDALDRAMFGDLDTAAKQVLTGAAKGSRFEGEAGAVVEAFVASGDGVRRVLLLGVGAGGDADYERAGGALTAKLLTSGADAVTVDFGGTGASAKAAARFAGAAAQRGWRHDVYRTKLSEKAKPTLTTITLAGVPDGTDAAWAEQKAITEGMELTRTLVAEPPNVIYPESFVAKVLKEVEGLGLEVTVLGEPEMLELGMGALMGVSQGSVKNAQLLALKWSGKGAGDPDLAFVGKGVTFDTGGISIKPGAGMEDMKWDMGGAGAVVGAMKALAGRKAKANVIGVCGLVENMPDGNAIRPGDVLTSMSGQTIEVLNTDAEGRLVLCDCVTWVQRTHRPKTIVDLATLTGAMIVALGNENGGLFANDDALADQLLKAGLATGDKLWRFPLSPTYDKLIDSPIADMKNVGPRGAGSITAAQFIQRFVDAGVKWAHLDIAGMVWSDKPGPNYDKGATGYGVRLLDRFVGDNFQG; encoded by the coding sequence ATGCATATCGTTCTTTCCAACGCGCCTACCGATTCCGGTACCGCGCTCGCGCTGCCGATCGAGAAGGATGCGCTGGACCGCGCGATGTTCGGCGATCTGGATACCGCGGCAAAGCAGGTGCTCACCGGGGCGGCGAAGGGCAGTCGGTTCGAAGGAGAAGCCGGCGCTGTGGTCGAGGCGTTCGTCGCATCGGGCGACGGGGTGCGTCGCGTCCTGCTGCTCGGTGTAGGTGCGGGCGGCGATGCGGATTACGAGCGGGCGGGCGGCGCGCTGACGGCCAAGCTGCTGACCTCGGGCGCAGACGCGGTAACGGTCGATTTCGGCGGGACCGGTGCCAGCGCGAAGGCGGCGGCACGCTTCGCCGGCGCAGCCGCGCAGCGTGGCTGGCGGCATGACGTGTATCGCACGAAGCTGTCCGAAAAGGCGAAGCCGACTCTGACCACGATCACGTTGGCGGGCGTTCCTGACGGAACCGACGCGGCATGGGCCGAGCAGAAAGCGATCACGGAGGGCATGGAATTGACCCGCACGTTGGTGGCCGAGCCGCCAAACGTCATCTATCCGGAAAGCTTCGTCGCTAAGGTTCTGAAGGAAGTCGAAGGCCTCGGCCTCGAGGTCACCGTATTGGGCGAGCCCGAAATGCTCGAACTCGGCATGGGCGCGCTGATGGGTGTCAGCCAGGGTTCGGTGAAGAACGCGCAATTGCTCGCGCTGAAATGGAGCGGGAAGGGTGCGGGCGATCCCGACCTGGCTTTCGTCGGCAAGGGCGTGACGTTCGACACTGGCGGCATCTCGATCAAGCCCGGCGCGGGTATGGAAGACATGAAGTGGGATATGGGCGGCGCGGGTGCGGTCGTCGGCGCGATGAAGGCGCTGGCTGGACGCAAGGCGAAGGCGAACGTGATCGGCGTGTGCGGCCTCGTGGAAAACATGCCTGACGGGAACGCGATCCGGCCGGGCGACGTGCTGACCAGCATGTCGGGGCAGACGATCGAAGTGCTCAACACCGATGCCGAAGGGCGGCTGGTATTGTGCGACTGTGTCACCTGGGTGCAGCGGACGCATCGCCCGAAGACGATCGTCGATCTGGCGACGCTGACGGGCGCGATGATCGTCGCGTTGGGCAACGAAAATGGTGGGCTGTTCGCGAACGACGATGCGTTGGCCGATCAATTGCTCAAGGCGGGCCTCGCTACTGGCGACAAATTGTGGCGCTTCCCGCTGTCGCCGACCTACGACAAGTTGATCGACAGCCCGATCGCCGACATGAAGAATGTCGGCCCGCGCGGCGCGGGGTCGATCACCGCGGCGCAGTTCATCCAGCGCTTCGTGGATGCAGGCGTGAAGTGGGCGCATCTCGATATCGCCGGCATGGTCTGGTCGGACAAGCCGGGCCCGAACTACGACAAGGGCGCAACTGGCTACGGCGTGCGTTTGCTCGACCGGTTCGTGGGGGACAATTTCCAGGGCTGA